One window of Alkaliphilus metalliredigens QYMF genomic DNA carries:
- the cbiG gene encoding cobalt-precorrin 5A hydrolase — MKIAIIALTKGGKTLALVLQEFLEESHLYLKGPLPLGEKNVFAVGEDFKRCVAQLFSAYDILVFIMATGIVVRSIAPLLQHKSQDPGVLVMDEKGQNVISLLSGHWGRANEMTQRVATMINANPVITTASDVQGRVAVDLLAQQLNCEIADWQLTKTLTAHIVNDGIIGLYCEDNRALVLPEGYVRVSKQKDLEDHDYGIIISNQSRLGKRARDLQLYPRNLVIGIGCRKKVSPQLMIEKIKASLKNLDKSTHSIEKFVTVEVKKEEKAIIEASAHFNVPLEIIDIETIKKSQTSLHQFETSAFVEKTIGVGAVSGPCAYIGSQGGHMLMEKEKGDGITLSIAEVKVSEASERK, encoded by the coding sequence ATGAAAATCGCCATCATTGCCTTAACCAAGGGGGGCAAGACATTGGCATTGGTGTTACAGGAATTTCTAGAGGAGAGTCATCTTTATCTTAAGGGGCCGCTGCCCTTAGGAGAAAAAAATGTCTTTGCTGTAGGAGAAGATTTTAAGCGCTGTGTGGCTCAGCTATTTTCAGCCTATGATATCCTTGTGTTTATCATGGCCACAGGGATTGTGGTCCGCAGCATTGCACCCCTACTTCAACATAAGAGTCAGGATCCAGGGGTGCTAGTTATGGATGAGAAGGGACAAAATGTCATTAGTCTTTTGTCGGGACATTGGGGACGGGCCAATGAGATGACCCAAAGAGTTGCCACCATGATCAATGCCAATCCTGTGATTACCACAGCCTCTGACGTTCAGGGAAGGGTGGCAGTGGATTTACTAGCCCAGCAATTGAATTGTGAAATAGCCGACTGGCAGCTGACAAAGACCCTGACAGCTCATATTGTGAATGACGGGATCATTGGCCTTTATTGTGAAGATAATAGAGCGCTGGTATTACCAGAGGGCTATGTGAGGGTGTCAAAGCAAAAGGATCTTGAGGATCATGACTATGGCATTATAATCAGTAATCAAAGCCGACTAGGGAAAAGAGCAAGAGATTTACAGCTTTATCCCCGAAATCTAGTGATCGGTATTGGTTGTCGTAAAAAAGTTTCCCCACAGCTGATGATTGAAAAAATTAAAGCAAGCTTAAAAAACCTCGATAAATCTACCCACAGTATTGAAAAGTTCGTGACCGTAGAGGTAAAAAAAGAAGAAAAGGCCATCATTGAAGCCAGTGCACATTTCAATGTTCCCCTAGAGATCATTGATATTGAAACAATCAAAAAAAGTCAAACCAGCTTACATCAATTTGAAACCTCTGCCTTTGTGGAGAAAACCATCGGTGTGGGGGCCGTCAGTGGACCCTGTGCATACATAGGGAGTCAGGGTGGACACATGCTCATGGAGAAGGAAAAGGGTGACGGAATCACACTATCAATTGCAGAAGTAAAAGTATCTGAGGCATCGGAGAGAAAATAG
- the cobJ gene encoding precorrin-3B C(17)-methyltransferase, protein MKKNGKVFVIGIGPGDEAYRAPAATRALMKSDTIIGYKTYIELIEETLEGKEVIDSGMRKEVERCQLALTLAEEGKVVSLVSSGDPGIYGMAGALLQVKQQRQSDIEVEVIPGITAVSAAAALLGAPLMHDFAVISLSDLLTDWELIQKRVALAGEGDFVIALYNPKSKGRTIQIEETQKILLKYRSKETPVGIVKNGTRQGEVVIVTTLGEMLLHPIDMLTVVIIGNSHTTMMNDVMITPRGYGI, encoded by the coding sequence ATGAAAAAGAATGGAAAAGTTTTTGTAATTGGAATAGGACCAGGAGATGAGGCTTATCGAGCTCCTGCTGCCACCCGTGCTTTAATGAAGTCCGATACCATTATTGGGTATAAAACATATATTGAACTGATCGAGGAAACCCTTGAGGGTAAAGAGGTCATTGACAGCGGCATGCGTAAAGAAGTGGAAAGATGCCAGCTTGCACTGACATTAGCAGAGGAAGGCAAGGTAGTGTCCTTAGTCAGTAGTGGCGATCCTGGTATCTATGGGATGGCAGGAGCGCTTTTGCAGGTGAAGCAACAGAGACAAAGTGATATAGAGGTGGAGGTGATCCCTGGCATTACAGCTGTCAGTGCAGCAGCAGCCCTATTAGGGGCGCCACTGATGCATGATTTTGCTGTCATTAGTCTAAGTGACCTGTTGACCGATTGGGAGCTGATCCAAAAAAGGGTTGCCTTGGCTGGAGAGGGTGATTTTGTCATTGCCCTATATAATCCCAAAAGTAAAGGACGAACAATCCAGATTGAAGAAACACAAAAAATACTATTGAAGTATAGAAGTAAGGAAACGCCCGTGGGAATTGTAAAAAATGGGACGAGACAGGGGGAAGTGGTCATCGTCACAACCCTAGGTGAGATGCTTCTTCATCCCATTGACATGCTAACTGTGGTCATCATTGGAAATAGTCATACCACCATGATGAATGACGTCATGATTACTCCTAGGGGTTATGGAATATGA
- a CDS encoding cobalt-precorrin-6A reductase translates to MILLLCGTVEGRQVLHELLKRKIQVLATVTTSYGADLLKQEGQVTVLEERLDQEGMEALLKGHPIQAVVDVTHPYAQQISKLAMGVCAEKDIPYLRYERGQVTCGDQGLKMVKDFKEAAQEAKKYQGSIFLTIGSKEIPTFLEEINVERLIARVLPLSSMVKACEDYGFTPDNLIAMKGPFSEAMNQELFRQYCPSVIITKDSGMAGGTQEKIRAAQKLNIPIIVVQRPIMNYGQTHENTKELIQAVQKVMKFEEATT, encoded by the coding sequence ATGATTTTACTTCTCTGTGGGACCGTGGAGGGACGTCAAGTACTCCATGAATTGCTAAAGAGAAAAATACAGGTACTGGCAACAGTGACAACATCCTATGGAGCGGATCTGCTAAAGCAGGAAGGGCAAGTGACAGTTTTAGAGGAACGATTGGATCAAGAGGGTATGGAGGCATTACTAAAGGGGCATCCCATTCAAGCAGTGGTGGATGTCACCCATCCCTATGCACAGCAGATTTCTAAGCTGGCAATGGGTGTTTGTGCTGAGAAAGACATCCCTTACCTGCGGTATGAACGGGGACAGGTGACCTGTGGGGATCAGGGGCTCAAAATGGTTAAAGATTTTAAAGAAGCTGCCCAAGAGGCAAAGAAATACCAAGGGAGCATTTTTTTAACCATTGGAAGCAAGGAAATTCCAACATTTTTAGAAGAAATCAATGTAGAAAGATTAATTGCAAGGGTTCTTCCTTTGTCTTCAATGGTCAAGGCCTGTGAAGACTATGGATTCACTCCAGATAATCTGATTGCCATGAAGGGACCCTTTAGTGAAGCCATGAACCAAGAACTATTTCGACAATATTGTCCATCTGTCATCATCACCAAGGACAGTGGCATGGCTGGAGGAACACAAGAAAAGATCAGGGCTGCACAGAAGCTAAACATTCCAATCATTGTGGTTCAGAGACCTATCATGAATTATGGACAGACCCATGAAAACACCAAAGAACTAATCCAAGCAGTGCAGAAGGTGATGAAATTTGAAGAAGCAACGACTTAA
- a CDS encoding sigma factor G inhibitor Gin translates to MGEGLKCYVCNRENNTGIVVLNEYICGSCEKEMLYIETDQLKYELFKKKIKEIWKKGLQVS, encoded by the coding sequence ATGGGTGAAGGGTTAAAGTGTTATGTCTGTAATCGTGAGAACAATACAGGAATTGTTGTCTTAAATGAATACATATGTGGTAGCTGCGAAAAAGAGATGCTCTACATAGAAACAGACCAATTAAAATATGAATTGTTTAAAAAGAAAATAAAAGAAATATGGAAAAAGGGACTACAGGTATCGTAG
- a CDS encoding aminotransferase class I/II-fold pyridoxal phosphate-dependent enzyme, with protein sequence MSEVPILDRLLQLQKQDIVSFHVPGHKNGKIYHQFPYKNFTDFLMHIDTTEIPGTDNLHNPKEIIKEAQERASRAFHSKETFFLVNGSTSGIYSMVMACTEPGDKIIVDRNCHQSVINSTILGDLNPVYLYPEIEIEQGISLGVSPQAVEQMIQEHLDAKAMIITYPTYHGITSDLKKIAEIVHKYDKILLIDEAHGAHFGLSQQLPATALACGADAVVQSTHKTLPSFTQSSMLHIQGDRIDRNKLKTMLRIHQSSSPSYLLLASLDLATMIYDTQGKYLMEQLLQHITYFKAELADIEGIEILGGENHDATRLWISLKHLGVTGYQLEKRLRDQYQIQMELANIYGVLGVATIGNQRRDFDRLIKALKNIAQEKGNQRIKEMPPFTYRIPKQVLRPGEALHKRKETIPLLEARGQISGEYVIPYPPGIPIVIPGEVIDKEMIQYIDLMVQEGMEIVGMKDASYKTIQIIKADEI encoded by the coding sequence ATGAGTGAAGTGCCTATTTTAGATCGGTTGCTACAGTTGCAAAAGCAGGATATCGTATCCTTTCACGTACCGGGGCATAAAAATGGGAAAATATACCATCAGTTCCCCTATAAAAACTTTACAGATTTTTTAATGCATATCGATACAACTGAGATACCAGGAACCGATAACCTTCACAATCCAAAGGAGATTATTAAAGAGGCACAAGAAAGAGCAAGCCGTGCTTTCCATAGTAAAGAAACTTTTTTTCTAGTTAATGGAAGCACATCAGGGATATACAGTATGGTGATGGCCTGTACAGAGCCTGGAGATAAAATCATTGTGGATCGGAACTGCCATCAATCAGTGATTAATAGTACCATTTTAGGAGATCTTAATCCTGTGTACCTCTACCCCGAGATAGAGATAGAGCAAGGAATTAGTCTAGGGGTATCACCTCAAGCAGTAGAACAAATGATTCAAGAGCATCTGGATGCAAAGGCAATGATTATCACTTATCCCACCTATCATGGAATTACTTCAGATCTAAAAAAAATCGCTGAGATTGTTCATAAATATGATAAAATACTATTAATAGATGAAGCTCACGGAGCACATTTTGGGTTGAGTCAACAACTACCAGCCACAGCACTAGCATGCGGTGCCGACGCTGTTGTACAAAGTACCCATAAAACCCTACCATCCTTTACACAAAGCTCCATGTTACATATACAGGGAGATCGTATTGATCGCAATAAGCTAAAGACCATGCTACGAATTCATCAAAGTAGCAGTCCATCCTATTTATTGTTAGCTTCACTAGACTTAGCAACCATGATCTATGATACCCAAGGAAAGTATTTAATGGAACAGTTGCTACAGCATATTACGTATTTCAAAGCTGAATTAGCAGATATTGAAGGAATTGAGATCTTAGGTGGCGAAAATCATGATGCCACTCGCCTTTGGATTAGTTTGAAACATTTGGGAGTGACTGGGTATCAATTAGAAAAGCGGCTTCGAGATCAATACCAGATCCAAATGGAGCTAGCAAATATTTACGGAGTTCTTGGGGTTGCCACCATAGGCAATCAAAGACGAGACTTTGATCGATTGATAAAGGCATTGAAAAACATCGCCCAGGAAAAAGGAAACCAAAGGATCAAGGAGATGCCTCCCTTTACCTATCGCATTCCAAAACAAGTATTGAGACCTGGGGAAGCATTACACAAAAGAAAAGAAACAATCCCTTTATTAGAAGCCAGGGGACAAATTAGTGGAGAGTATGTGATTCCATATCCTCCTGGAATTCCTATAGTAATCCCTGGAGAAGTAATTGATAAAGAGATGATACAATATATTGACCTCATGGTACAAGAGGGAATGGAAATAGTTGGAATGAAAGACGCCAGCTACAAAACAATTCAAATCATCAAGGCAGATGAAATATAG
- the tmk gene encoding dTMP kinase, with product MKNGLFISFEGVDGAGKSTQIHYAKDFFEERGYKVSLTREPGGTRISEIIREAILDRTHQEMTHRTEALLYAASRAQHVEEFILPALAEGRVVLCDRFVDSSMVYQGRGRGLGFDAVRNINQFATGGLEPDLTIFFNIHPQVSLGRINVKEKGDRLEQEKMAFHYTVYESYHDLAQMNSSRIKVIEANQEVEKIKSEVEKIMTNLLRRDEA from the coding sequence ATGAAAAATGGCCTTTTTATTTCATTTGAAGGTGTGGATGGAGCAGGCAAAAGTACACAAATCCATTATGCAAAAGATTTTTTTGAAGAAAGAGGATACAAGGTTTCCCTGACAAGGGAGCCCGGTGGGACCAGAATTAGTGAGATAATCCGAGAGGCTATTTTAGATCGCACACACCAGGAGATGACACATAGAACGGAAGCATTATTATATGCGGCTTCTAGGGCACAGCATGTGGAAGAATTCATTTTACCAGCCTTGGCAGAGGGTAGGGTTGTACTTTGCGACCGATTTGTAGATTCAAGCATGGTCTATCAAGGAAGAGGTCGTGGATTAGGATTTGATGCTGTCAGAAATATTAACCAGTTTGCAACCGGTGGATTGGAACCGGATTTAACAATTTTTTTCAATATTCACCCCCAGGTAAGCTTAGGGAGAATCAACGTGAAAGAAAAAGGAGACAGATTAGAGCAAGAAAAGATGGCGTTTCATTATACTGTCTATGAAAGTTATCATGATCTAGCTCAAATGAATTCTAGCCGTATCAAAGTAATTGAAGCCAATCAAGAGGTAGAAAAAATAAAAAGCGAAGTAGAAAAGATTATGACGAATTTACTAAGGAGGGATGAAGCATGA
- a CDS encoding cyclic-di-AMP receptor — protein MKLVIAIVHDDDVHALLDDLTANQFRVTKLATTGGFLKSGNTTILVGVDDDKVDEVISSIKDNCESREQIATSPAPVSGATGVFIPYPIEVRVGGATVFVVDVEKYAKL, from the coding sequence ATGAAATTAGTGATTGCCATTGTTCATGATGATGATGTCCATGCACTACTGGATGATTTAACAGCCAATCAATTCCGTGTTACCAAGCTGGCAACAACAGGTGGATTTTTAAAATCAGGGAATACAACCATTTTAGTAGGAGTAGACGATGATAAGGTAGATGAGGTCATCAGTAGTATCAAAGACAATTGTGAGTCTAGAGAACAAATTGCCACATCACCAGCACCGGTTTCAGGAGCCACGGGAGTCTTTATCCCCTATCCGATTGAAGTGAGGGTGGGAGGCGCAACAGTGTTCGTTGTTGACGTTGAAAAATACGCAAAGCTATAG
- the holB gene encoding DNA polymerase III subunit delta', which translates to MAFENIVGQAHVIKLLKQSIKQNTVGHGYIFEGIEGLGKHLVAFELAKALCCTGTGDQPCNQCNSCKKLSHQNHPDVIWITGEGSIKINTIRDLQKDTQQKPYESRKKVYIIEKAEKMTVQAQNALLKTLEEPPSYVTLILLTANSHSLLPTITSRCQIIKFQPVPLDVIQAFLMLEKNVDLEKAKLMATLSNGVVGKALKLLEDPSFQNQREGLIQISKDLFKKDKVAALQKFSFFEDHKESIEEILELYLVWYRDLLVYRDTQNKVLMFNIDQVEEIISQSNRIDLKKISNIISIIENTKENVRRNVQFQLNIEVMLLNIQEVLSSW; encoded by the coding sequence ATGGCTTTTGAAAATATTGTAGGACAAGCCCATGTGATTAAGCTATTAAAACAATCTATCAAGCAAAATACAGTAGGCCATGGTTATATTTTTGAAGGGATAGAAGGGTTAGGAAAGCACTTAGTGGCGTTTGAGTTGGCCAAAGCCCTTTGCTGTACAGGGACAGGGGATCAGCCCTGCAATCAATGTAATAGCTGTAAAAAGCTAAGCCATCAAAACCACCCCGATGTAATCTGGATTACAGGGGAAGGCTCTATTAAAATAAATACCATTCGAGATTTACAAAAAGATACACAGCAAAAGCCCTATGAAAGTAGAAAAAAAGTATATATTATTGAAAAAGCAGAAAAAATGACAGTACAGGCCCAAAATGCTCTGTTAAAAACCTTAGAGGAGCCACCAAGTTATGTCACATTGATTTTGCTGACAGCTAATAGTCACAGCCTTCTTCCTACCATCACATCTCGCTGCCAAATAATCAAATTTCAGCCAGTCCCACTTGATGTGATTCAAGCTTTTCTAATGCTTGAAAAAAATGTAGACTTAGAAAAGGCTAAGCTCATGGCCACCCTTTCTAATGGTGTAGTTGGAAAGGCATTAAAGCTCCTAGAAGACCCCTCCTTTCAGAACCAGCGGGAAGGATTAATTCAGATATCAAAGGATCTTTTTAAAAAGGATAAGGTGGCAGCATTACAAAAGTTTTCATTCTTTGAAGACCATAAAGAAAGTATCGAAGAAATTTTAGAGTTGTATTTAGTCTGGTATCGTGATTTACTAGTATATAGGGATACACAAAATAAGGTACTGATGTTTAATATAGATCAGGTAGAAGAAATTATATCTCAAAGTAACCGAATAGATTTAAAGAAAATAAGCAATATTATTTCTATAATAGAAAATACAAAGGAAAATGTCAGACGGAATGTTCAATTCCAATTAAATATAGAAGTGATGCTGTTAAACATTCAGGAGGTATTGTCGTCATGGTAA
- a CDS encoding PSP1 domain-containing protein has translation MVTVVGIRFKKAGKIYYFDPTEFEVSKNKNVIVETVRGVEFGEVVVGPKEVLEEDIIAPLKKVIRIATEEDEKIHDENKAKEKEAFEICIEKVEKHQLEMKLVDVEFTFDNNKIIFYFTADGRVDFRELVKDLASVFRTRIELRQIGVRDEAKMLGGIGPCGRSLCCATWLGDFEPVSIKMAKEQNLSLNPAKISGICGRLFCCLKYEHDMYQQILAKLPGTGSIVLTPDGEGIVLDTNVLLELVKVKVRNGDNGAEEVKSYFLHDVTKIKVVQKKAQQDDLEIPEELKDELKNLEQK, from the coding sequence ATGGTAACGGTTGTCGGTATTCGGTTCAAAAAAGCAGGGAAAATTTATTACTTTGATCCAACAGAGTTTGAAGTAAGTAAAAATAAAAATGTAATCGTAGAAACAGTTCGAGGAGTAGAGTTTGGAGAGGTTGTCGTAGGACCTAAGGAAGTATTAGAAGAAGATATCATCGCCCCATTAAAAAAGGTGATTCGAATTGCCACAGAAGAAGATGAAAAGATTCATGATGAAAATAAGGCAAAAGAAAAGGAAGCCTTTGAAATTTGTATAGAAAAAGTAGAAAAGCATCAACTGGAAATGAAATTAGTTGATGTGGAATTCACCTTTGATAATAACAAAATTATTTTTTACTTTACAGCTGATGGTAGGGTTGATTTTAGGGAACTAGTCAAAGATCTAGCCTCTGTTTTTCGAACACGGATTGAACTGAGACAAATTGGCGTGAGGGATGAAGCAAAAATGCTTGGGGGAATAGGGCCCTGTGGACGATCACTATGTTGTGCAACCTGGCTAGGGGACTTTGAGCCAGTCTCTATAAAAATGGCCAAAGAGCAAAATCTTTCCCTAAATCCAGCAAAAATTTCAGGGATTTGTGGACGTTTATTCTGTTGCTTGAAATATGAACATGATATGTATCAGCAAATTCTAGCAAAGCTTCCTGGGACAGGATCCATTGTATTAACCCCTGACGGAGAAGGGATTGTGCTAGATACAAATGTATTACTAGAGTTAGTCAAGGTAAAGGTTCGGAATGGTGATAATGGAGCAGAAGAAGTAAAGAGTTACTTCCTACATGATGTGACAAAAATAAAAGTAGTACAAAAGAAAGCCCAGCAGGATGATCTAGAAATTCCTGAGGAGTTGAAGGACGAACTAAAGAATCTAGAACAAAAATAG
- a CDS encoding TlpA disulfide reductase family protein: protein MKKGYKKVQIMILIMVLLLIIAGCRRTIGPEEVEDNQPPTEQEMTEEETQDIEEAPIEEGPLQFTLENQRQEEVTLSELKGKPIFLTFWVSWDEDSKEQLEVLHNLQRLLEEDVSFVGVNATTFETAEHKDILAYLEEQEYEFHIVFDDEGEVQDAYYVGSFPTTFLLDESGEVVQLFTTLMKEDKMIEALEPVLEKLLP from the coding sequence ATGAAAAAAGGATATAAAAAGGTTCAAATAATGATTTTAATAATGGTATTATTGTTGATCATAGCAGGATGCAGAAGGACTATAGGGCCTGAAGAGGTCGAAGACAATCAGCCACCTACAGAGCAAGAGATGACTGAAGAGGAAACTCAGGATATAGAAGAAGCGCCAATAGAAGAGGGTCCATTACAATTTACACTAGAAAACCAACGGCAAGAAGAGGTAACGTTATCTGAACTAAAAGGAAAGCCCATTTTTTTAACTTTTTGGGTTTCATGGGATGAAGATTCGAAGGAACAACTAGAGGTATTACATAATCTACAGAGACTCTTAGAAGAAGATGTTAGCTTTGTAGGCGTGAATGCAACTACCTTTGAAACAGCAGAGCATAAGGATATACTGGCGTATTTAGAAGAACAGGAATATGAATTCCATATTGTATTTGATGATGAAGGCGAAGTTCAAGATGCCTATTATGTAGGGAGTTTTCCCACTACATTTTTGTTAGATGAGTCAGGTGAAGTGGTGCAGCTTTTCACCACCTTGATGAAAGAGGACAAAATGATAGAGGCATTGGAGCCCGTATTAGAAAAGCTCTTACCTTAG
- the sigI gene encoding RNA polymerase sigma factor SigI, which produces MTKLFKILKKRKTIEERIRDIQEGNEEEKNSIIQEHIPFIKKILSQQLGRYIEIENDDMFSIGLMAFNEAIDKYETSRGKFLSFAAIVIKNRSIDQLRKQSRTSNEVIVSQMIGDDGEASSTDHMASVESFENRVEAKVDMGIFIKRMAEFQVTLDDLINEAPRHMDTRLNAIKIGRYVHENHQLKEKLLRRKKLPTSELMKELMVSKKVVQGSRKFIIAVILILDSNLDTMKEYISQVEGGDYIDE; this is translated from the coding sequence GTGACAAAACTCTTCAAAATCTTGAAAAAGAGAAAGACAATTGAGGAACGAATCCGAGACATTCAAGAAGGAAATGAGGAAGAAAAAAATAGCATCATTCAAGAGCACATCCCCTTTATTAAAAAGATCCTGAGCCAGCAGCTAGGAAGGTATATTGAAATAGAGAATGACGATATGTTCAGTATTGGATTAATGGCCTTCAATGAAGCCATCGATAAATACGAAACCAGCAGAGGTAAATTTCTCTCCTTTGCCGCCATTGTCATCAAAAATCGCTCTATTGACCAGCTAAGAAAACAGTCCAGGACTTCAAATGAAGTGATTGTGAGTCAAATGATAGGGGATGATGGTGAGGCATCTAGCACTGATCATATGGCTTCAGTGGAGAGCTTTGAAAATCGTGTAGAAGCAAAGGTGGACATGGGAATTTTCATTAAGAGAATGGCAGAATTTCAAGTAACATTAGATGATTTAATCAATGAAGCACCAAGACATATGGATACACGACTCAATGCCATTAAAATTGGGAGATATGTACATGAAAATCATCAACTTAAAGAAAAGTTACTACGTCGCAAGAAGCTTCCTACAAGTGAGCTCATGAAGGAATTAATGGTGTCTAAAAAGGTGGTTCAGGGGAGTCGTAAGTTTATTATAGCCGTTATCCTCATTTTAGATAGTAATTTAGATACAATGAAAGAATATATTTCCCAAGTTGAAGGGGGGGATTACATTGATGAATAA
- a CDS encoding anti-sigma factor domain-containing protein, with protein sequence MNKGCVMEIRKNTMVIMTDDCLFTEIKKKRQAEVGTEILFHSTEIVNPKKGKIQPWMLMAASVLLVLITSLYGINLWQMNYQVHALLTVDINPSIQMEVNANNKVIKVTPLNEDAKTLPLQELKNQSVELALEELVNLSKEQGYIPFGDENYILVARILLKESKANLTGLQALIEIGKERIEQTAVEQGESISVVTIEAEVESLKKATEDKISVGKLEMYEKVRATTPEDIDMEEIKEKSIGEMMKQIDKAHPVFDEHPGNQKKNQDQLKEHPVFNEHPGNREKDNKQEQLDKKDNQDRQGKQDEKNEQGEKVQKGQKNHPVFEQHPGNQNKSRGKGTGPN encoded by the coding sequence ATGAATAAGGGCTGCGTGATGGAAATAAGAAAGAATACCATGGTGATTATGACCGATGATTGTCTTTTCACAGAGATCAAGAAAAAAAGGCAAGCTGAGGTTGGAACAGAAATTCTGTTTCATTCTACAGAAATAGTAAATCCTAAAAAGGGAAAAATCCAGCCATGGATGCTAATGGCAGCTTCAGTTCTGCTAGTCCTTATCACATCTCTTTATGGAATCAATCTATGGCAGATGAATTATCAAGTCCATGCACTATTAACAGTTGACATTAATCCCAGCATACAAATGGAAGTCAATGCAAATAATAAAGTCATTAAGGTGACTCCATTAAACGAAGATGCGAAGACCTTGCCCCTACAAGAATTAAAGAATCAGTCCGTTGAACTGGCACTAGAAGAGCTTGTAAATCTGTCCAAGGAGCAGGGGTATATTCCTTTTGGAGATGAAAACTATATTCTGGTTGCCAGGATTTTATTAAAAGAAAGTAAAGCAAATTTAACAGGACTGCAAGCATTGATTGAAATCGGGAAAGAAAGAATTGAACAAACAGCAGTGGAACAGGGTGAAAGCATTTCCGTAGTCACAATAGAGGCTGAGGTAGAATCTCTAAAAAAGGCCACAGAGGACAAAATTTCTGTTGGAAAGCTAGAAATGTATGAGAAGGTTAGGGCCACTACTCCTGAGGATATTGACATGGAAGAGATAAAAGAAAAAAGTATTGGTGAAATGATGAAACAAATTGACAAGGCTCACCCGGTTTTTGATGAACATCCAGGAAATCAGAAAAAAAACCAGGATCAATTAAAGGAGCACCCCGTTTTCAATGAGCACCCAGGTAATAGGGAAAAGGATAATAAACAAGAGCAGCTGGATAAAAAAGATAACCAAGATAGACAAGGTAAGCAAGATGAGAAAAATGAGCAAGGTGAAAAAGTACAGAAAGGGCAAAAGAACCACCCTGTATTTGAACAACACCCAGGTAATCAGAATAAATCCAGGGGTAAAGGTACAGGCCCCAATTAA